GATAAAGCTTTAAAGTTTCTATTCCTTTTCTGGTTAGTATTCCATGAATAAAGTGGTCAAACAATTGCCACTGTACACTTTTGTAATTGAATTTGTCTCTGGGAAAAATATCAGCATCATAAGCCATTTGAATTTCTTCCAACCGTAGAAGTGATAAGATTTCTACATCTACATTTTCGCGGACAAAACCTTCCTTTTTTCCTCGGCTCAACGTACTGATTAGAGATTGTAAAAAAACGCTTTCTTTAAAACGGAGATAGATCTCCCAAGCACTTCTATGATAGCGCTGAAGATCGAATAGAACTGAAGGATTCACACTTTGTCCATGTTCGCGTATATATTTAGAGAGCAGAAACAACTCATGGATTACATCATTCGCATTAGCTTTAATCATATCTATCTGCGCTCCTTCTCTTTCCATTACTCTCTCTGTAACCAAACAGACTATTTCATCTTTATCTTTGTAATGCTGATAAATTGTTTTTTTTGATATTGCCAGTTTTTTGGAAATATCATCCATTGTAACACTTCTAACTCCATATGCCAGAAATAAATCTTCTGCGGCTTTCGCAATCTGTTCTTTACTCTCCACTACTATCTGTAAATAAGTTAATCCATTTTGCAACCAAGGAAACTTAAATGTTTTTTATAGTTTCTATCGCGTCTAACGATTAGCTCATACCTAAGTTTAGATATGTCAGCTTTTTTTTATTAATATTTACTTTTGAGGTCTTTGCACAGATTTGTTCTAAGTGTATACTACACTTGATATATATGAGTAGCCATTATTTCTGTACTAAAAACGCCGTACTACATTATCTGAAAATTGGAACTGGAGATCGTATCATGATCTGTTTTCATGGTTTTGGTCAGGAAGCCTCCGTATTTAGCTCTTTAGCCAGCACACTTACCAAAAATTATACGCTCTATGCTTTTGACCTTTTTTATCATGGAAATAGTAAATGGCATAATTGTGAAAAAGCGATATCACCGACTGAACTTTCTCAGATGTTTGAGGAATGGATAGAAGAAGAACAAATTGAAAAGTTAAGCCTATGTGGGTATAGTTTAGGAGGTAAAATAGTGCTTAGCCTGTTAGAACATTTAAGTACTCCGATTGAGAGAGTATTACTTATTGCACCAGACGGTATTGATACAAACTTTTGGTATGACCTAGCTACTTACCCTTATTGGGCCAGAAGACTTTTTAAATATACAGTCAACAAACCTGAAATCTTTTTCAGAATCGCGAATGGATTAAGTAAGATAAAGATGATAGATAGAGGTGTTATAAAATTTGCAAAGTACCAAATGAACACCCGAAAGAAGAGAGAAAAAGTGTACTGTAGTTGGCTCAGTTACAGAAAAATTAGAGCTGATATTGTAAGAGTAAGTAAAAAAATTAACATAAATGGAGTAAAACTTACAATCTATCTCGGAGCTTTTGACAGGATAATCACAGACAAAAGGGTAAAACCACTTACAAACAGAGTTAATTTTTATGAAAAATTCATATTAGATAAAGGTCATAATACTCTTATAAAAGATGTTTCTGAAGTTATTGATGAGTCATTTTAAAAGTATTTAATTTTTCTTCTTTCCAACAGATTTTCCCTTTGTCCTCATTGTAAACAAATCAAAGTCAATCAGGTAAGCGCAAGATAGACTTATAACATGATTAGAGTAATTCATATCACTTTCAAAAGTAGAAATCTCAATGTATTGTGTATCAGGTTTAGCCATATTGGTATGCCCAAAACTATAGCGTAAATCAAACATCAGATGATTTCGTCCTATAGGAAGTAGCGCTCCAACCCCAACATCAATACCTAACAGAACACGATTGGGCTCAGTAAGGCTAAAGACATACAGGTCGTTTGCAACTTCGTCATTTATCTCATAAAAGTTGATGTCATATTTAAGCTCTTGCAAGTTTGCTTCTAATAATTCTGAAGTTCTTAAAACCCCTTTTCCTCCCAGCCAATAAGATATATTTGGACCTGCATTAAAATAAAACTCTTTATAGCCAAGCTTTTTAGAGACTCTTAAGAGCAGTGGTACACTCAACATATTGTACTTTTCCTGATTAAAATTATCAGACCCTACCCCACTTAGTCTTTTAGTAACTCTGTTAAACAATATTTCAGCCTCTAAAGAAATAAGGTCACTCACTTTAACATTGCTTACTAAACCGGCATGAAAACCTAAATCATATTGGCTAGTCATCACATCATAGTAATCTTTATTATCATAATAGGCACGGCTAGCCTGTATACCTACTTTGGGACCTACTCTTAGTATTTGTGCACCAGAGAAGTGAAAATGAAGAAGAAATATGAAAAATAGTAACTTTTTCAAGGTAGTTAACTTAGTCAATATCAGAATAATTAC
This window of the Porifericola rhodea genome carries:
- a CDS encoding TetR/AcrR family transcriptional regulator, which codes for MQNGLTYLQIVVESKEQIAKAAEDLFLAYGVRSVTMDDISKKLAISKKTIYQHYKDKDEIVCLVTERVMEREGAQIDMIKANANDVIHELFLLSKYIREHGQSVNPSVLFDLQRYHRSAWEIYLRFKESVFLQSLISTLSRGKKEGFVRENVDVEILSLLRLEEIQMAYDADIFPRDKFNYKSVQWQLFDHFIHGILTRKGIETLKLYQEKRDSNEI
- a CDS encoding alpha/beta hydrolase, which produces MSSHYFCTKNAVLHYLKIGTGDRIMICFHGFGQEASVFSSLASTLTKNYTLYAFDLFYHGNSKWHNCEKAISPTELSQMFEEWIEEEQIEKLSLCGYSLGGKIVLSLLEHLSTPIERVLLIAPDGIDTNFWYDLATYPYWARRLFKYTVNKPEIFFRIANGLSKIKMIDRGVIKFAKYQMNTRKKREKVYCSWLSYRKIRADIVRVSKKININGVKLTIYLGAFDRIITDKRVKPLTNRVNFYEKFILDKGHNTLIKDVSEVIDESF
- a CDS encoding porin family protein, translating into MKKLLFFIFLLHFHFSGAQILRVGPKVGIQASRAYYDNKDYYDVMTSQYDLGFHAGLVSNVKVSDLISLEAEILFNRVTKRLSGVGSDNFNQEKYNMLSVPLLLRVSKKLGYKEFYFNAGPNISYWLGGKGVLRTSELLEANLQELKYDINFYEINDEVANDLYVFSLTEPNRVLLGIDVGVGALLPIGRNHLMFDLRYSFGHTNMAKPDTQYIEISTFESDMNYSNHVISLSCAYLIDFDLFTMRTKGKSVGKKKN